AAAGCCTCCAGCTTGATTCACATAGTATTTTAAGTTCTTGCCTTTAACATAGACCACATTGTTTGGATTCAAGACCTCACCAACAACCTTCACTGTTTCTAATTCCTTGGGTACGCTAATAATATCGCCATCTAAAACCAAGAGATCACCTTTTTCATAAGGTTTTTCTAATATTTTATTCAACTCAATACCCACCAGATCACTCGTTTCAATGTCCGATGCTGACGTCCCTTGTTGTGATACTTTTGCTAAAGCGCTACTTTTTGCTTGAGTACCATCATAGTTTCTTCCTACACCCTGATCTAGGCTCGTATCTTTTTGATTGCTTTCTTCACCCAGCCTATCCTTTTCCAGTTCTTTCTTCAATCGCTCCTGCTCCTTTTTTTCAGCGGCCTGTAATTTAGAAATACCGGTGCGTTTTAATGAAGCACCTTCGGTATAAGCATAAGTAGTCAAGCCACCTGCACGCTTGATAATATCTGAAATGCGTTCATCCTCACGCGAAATCGTGTAGTAGCCTGGATATAATACTTCCCCCTCAATCTTAACCTGACGTTGGGTCCGGAAACCCGCATCACCCAAAACGGAGATAACATCGTAAGGTTGCAGTGTCATATTTGGATCGGTAAGCACACCCTCTTTAATGTCCACCAAGATAGTATTCGATGAGCGGTGATCGGTTACGTCCAGATTTTTGATGCGTCGGGCGATTTCTACCCTAGCATTCTTAGCACCCTCGGTCAAGCCGCCTGCTTTCTGAATAAGATCGCCCAGTGTTGCATTGCTGGCAAAAGGGAAATCACCCGGAAAGCGAACCTCGCCCTGAACAGTAAATTTGTATTCGTCTCTTAGATCAAAGATCGATGAAATCTCAATCTTATCTTCCCGCTTTAATGGAATATCGGCTGCAGTTCCTGCAAGGACATCGCGTACATTGAAATTGATCAATTCGGAGGTATTGTCTGCTTTAAGACGATTAATAATACCGCGTTCCAAGAAAGCATCTTCACGCACGCCATCGGCCATCTCCAGCACTTGCTTTAATGTCATGCCTGGCTCTAAACCAAATATGCCTGGACGAAATACTGCCCCTAACACGCTAATACGATTGGCAAAACGATCCAAAATAGGTTCTACAATATATTGATCGCCACTTTTGGGTGTGTAATTGGCAAATTGGTCGGCGTAGATATCTTGTACACTCCGCTCGCGGCCTGTGGTCTGCAACACTTTAACCTTGGCACTATAGGCATTTTCGGTAAAATCCCCCGCATAACGCAAGATATCGGAAAGGGATTCTCCGGGTACGGTCTCAAAAATGGCGGGGCGCTTAACTTCGCCTTCAAATTGTACTCTGGCACCGTAAACGGGGATATGAATAATATCTTGATCTTGTAGACGGATGTTTCCTTGTTGAATACCATTGGCTAAAAAATCGTACACATCAATCGTACTGATCACTCGATTGCCGCGGATCACCTGGATCTTGCGGTAGGTACCATTTTTATTGGGACCACCTGCGGCATACAGTGCATTAAACACGGTTGCTAACGAAGGCAAACTGTAGGTGCCCGGTTTTGTAGCTGCCCCCGTTAACGTTACACGAATGGTACGGATGTTACCAATATTAACGCTCACCTGCGTACGTCCTGAACGTATTGCCGGGTAAGTACCGCTTAAGCGTTGTTCAATTTTACTTTTTGCTGCAGCAATGGATAAACCAGCCACATTGATTTGCCCGACATATTCTACTTTAATGGTTCCATCGGGACTTACGGGAAGCTTGTAGGAGGCTTCGTTATCGCCTGTGATATCTAATAGGATCTCATCGTCGGGACCAATAATGTACGAGCTAGGTGTAGCCATACGGAGATTGGGCTCAAAAGTGATGGCGTTATTCTTGAAAAGGTCTGAGCCAAAAATCTTGAGCTTACCCTCTTCATTATCCGTCGAATCCCTTCTATTCGTCTGATTATTTTGCAAAGAATCTACATTGGAGTAACCATCCACCTGGCGGCCATTGCTGCGCGTATTGCGCGACTGGCTGGAAGAACCTTGTGACGTATTTGGCTGCTGCTTTTTACGTTTGATATCCGCCAGACGCTCTTTTAATTTTTGGACTTCGACAGCTGAAACGCCCTGTGCACGCGCAAAGCCATCTAACTGACTTTCGTCATACCCCATTAAAGCGGCCTGTTTGACATACTGTTCAATCTGTGCGTCACTAAGATTGTCTACTTTTATATTGGCAGGATTGGTCTGTGCGTGTACTGTACCCACAAATCCTGCTATGCATAACCATAATATTATTCTTTTCATCTATACCGCGGTATTTGCCGCAAAATTAGTAAAACTATTTAATTAAATGATTGAAACATTTTCTGAATCGGCGTATGGTCCTAATTTGGCACTAAATACCATTTGCTACAGCCTATTGTAACGAACGTAAAAACAAGTAAAGTTGCTACACAATAGGGTAGCTGGGCAATCATCATATTACTTTTTTTATTTAACGAAATAGTTAATCCGTTAAGAAGGCTTATATTTGCTTATTCGGCTATTTACGAGGTCAATAGACTGATAAATGATAATGAATAACTTCAAAATGAAAAATGTTTCGACAGCACTCTTCCTAGCGATTAGCGCACTCCTATTATCCTGGTCCTGTACGGGTACGAAGAAGGAAAACAAGGAATCGCCCCCCCAAAACACCTTATCAAGCAGTGTGTCGGATAGCGCCTTATTTCATTTTTGGGATCAATTTGATATGCAGGATACGGCTCTGGTCAAGAATCCGGAAAAAGGGGAACAGCAATTAGCCGATTTTCTGGGGCTCTTAACAAAGACACCTGACTCCGCCACAAGGGATAAGGCGGCAGCAATCATGCTCGACAAAGCCAAAGTAAACCGCACGAGTTTTGACTATTTCATCAAACAATACGAACACTATTTGTATGATGGCAATTCGCCCATGCGCAACGATATCGCCTATGAGTCGGTATTGCGCTACCTGATCAATACAGCTGTACTCACTGATCTGGAAAAAGAGGGCTACCGCCCAACCTATAAGCTGGTACGCCAGAATAGGGTGAATCAGACAGCAACCGACTTCAGCTTTGAACTACCCAACGGACAGAAGCAAAAGTTGTCGGAGACGGATGCCAAATTTATGCTGTTAATGTTCTACGATCCGGACTGTTCGCATTGTAAGGAAACCATCCACCAGCTTCGCGACAACCCGCAGCTCGTCCAGCTGTTTACACAGCTGCAGATACAGATCGTGGCAATAGACCCATGGGGCGACCGCAGCAAATGGAAGCAGTACCAATCGGAGTTGTCGTATCAATGGATCAATGGATTGGATACTGATCGCCAGATTTTGTCGGCCAACCTATATGACCTTAAAGCATCGCCAACGATCTATCTTTTGGATGAGCACAAAAAAGTGTTGTTAAAAGATACGTATTTGGAAAACGTGATACAGTATTTTGCCAATGCCCATAAATAATGCAAGACCAAACGGGAAAAAATAAACCAAAGATTGTCTCCAACGCAGCCTATTTTGCTGAAGTGCAGCGTATGCTGCAGGAAGGCAAAGAAGTCCGCATACGCATTAAGGGACAAAGTATGCGTCCATTTA
The genomic region above belongs to Sphingobacterium zeae and contains:
- a CDS encoding SLBB domain-containing protein, translating into MKRIILWLCIAGFVGTVHAQTNPANIKVDNLSDAQIEQYVKQAALMGYDESQLDGFARAQGVSAVEVQKLKERLADIKRKKQQPNTSQGSSSQSRNTRSNGRQVDGYSNVDSLQNNQTNRRDSTDNEEGKLKIFGSDLFKNNAITFEPNLRMATPSSYIIGPDDEILLDITGDNEASYKLPVSPDGTIKVEYVGQINVAGLSIAAAKSKIEQRLSGTYPAIRSGRTQVSVNIGNIRTIRVTLTGAATKPGTYSLPSLATVFNALYAAGGPNKNGTYRKIQVIRGNRVISTIDVYDFLANGIQQGNIRLQDQDIIHIPVYGARVQFEGEVKRPAIFETVPGESLSDILRYAGDFTENAYSAKVKVLQTTGRERSVQDIYADQFANYTPKSGDQYIVEPILDRFANRISVLGAVFRPGIFGLEPGMTLKQVLEMADGVREDAFLERGIINRLKADNTSELINFNVRDVLAGTAADIPLKREDKIEISSIFDLRDEYKFTVQGEVRFPGDFPFASNATLGDLIQKAGGLTEGAKNARVEIARRIKNLDVTDHRSSNTILVDIKEGVLTDPNMTLQPYDVISVLGDAGFRTQRQVKIEGEVLYPGYYTISREDERISDIIKRAGGLTTYAYTEGASLKRTGISKLQAAEKKEQERLKKELEKDRLGEESNQKDTSLDQGVGRNYDGTQAKSSALAKVSQQGTSASDIETSDLVGIELNKILEKPYEKGDLLVLDGDIISVPKELETVKVVGEVLNPNNVVYVKGKNLKYYVNQAGGFTDNALKKRVFVQYANGAVKGKDGGYPEVKPGAEIIVPKRAPRERMSAQGWVGLGTGIASLAAIIVSLLR
- a CDS encoding DUF5106 domain-containing protein, encoding MNNFKMKNVSTALFLAISALLLSWSCTGTKKENKESPPQNTLSSSVSDSALFHFWDQFDMQDTALVKNPEKGEQQLADFLGLLTKTPDSATRDKAAAIMLDKAKVNRTSFDYFIKQYEHYLYDGNSPMRNDIAYESVLRYLINTAVLTDLEKEGYRPTYKLVRQNRVNQTATDFSFELPNGQKQKLSETDAKFMLLMFYDPDCSHCKETIHQLRDNPQLVQLFTQLQIQIVAIDPWGDRSKWKQYQSELSYQWINGLDTDRQILSANLYDLKASPTIYLLDEHKKVLLKDTYLENVIQYFANAHK